AACAACATAGCGTAGATTACTCCGTATAACAACATACTCAATTGATAATTGATAACGTGTTTTCCATGTTCATCCATTCCTTTGATTTCAGTCTTTTTAGTAGACCATAGGACTACGGGTATGATGATGCCGAAAAATCCAAAGAAATTTAAGAGTTGACTATAATGTAAAAGAGCTAAGGTGCTATTGTCTTCTTTTAACGTGTGTTCTATTATAGGGTTTTCAATTAAATTGTTTTCAATCATTTTTATAATTCTTACTGAAAATAGTTAACGTATTTAAATAGGGGATAGGTATACGGTAGGGTAAAAAAAAATCCGATTCGTTAGAATCGGATTTTTTATAAGCGAGAGATATTGTTAATGTTACTTTATTTTTTGAACTACAGCTTTAAAAGCTTCTGGGTGATTCATTGCTAAATCGGCTAAAACCTTACGGTTTAATTCGATGTTGTTAGCTTTAACTTTTCCCATAAACTGAGAATAAGACATTCCGTGTAAACGAGCACCTGCATTAATACGAGTGATCCATAATGAACGGAAATTTCTTTTCTTGTTTCTACGGTCTCTATAAGCATATAACATTGCTTTTTCAACTGCATTTTTAGCTACTGTCCAAACGTTTTTACGTCTTCCAAAGTAACCTTTGGCTTGCTTCATTACCTTTTTTCTTCTGGCTCTAGAAGCAACTGAATTTACTGATCTTGGCATACTTTTAAATTTTTTTTGTAGTAGGCGGTCGATTATCGACACTTTTAAGGCCTAACTCCATGGTTAATAATTAATTACCGGTAAAAAGAAAATTACTTTAAACGTAATTGCTCTTTAATACTGTTAACATCAGCCTGGTGAACTAACCCTGAATGTGTTAACGCTAGCTTACGCTTTTTAGATTTTTTCGTCAAAATGTGACTCTTAAAAGCGTGCTTTCTTTTGATTTTACCCGAACCTGTAAGCTTAAAACGCTTTTTGGCACTGGATTTTGTTTTTTGTTTAGGCATCTTGTTCCTAGTTTATTAAATTATCTCGCTTATTATTATTGAAAATGCCGGCTATACAGCTGGCAATTTCTTTATTGTGTTACTATTTTAATATGAAATTAAAACAGTAGTTATGTTACTTCTTATTTGTTTTTGGAGCAATGAACATCGTCATTCTCTTTCCTTCTAATCGAGGCATTTGTTCTACTTTACCTAGGTCTTCTAATTCAGACGCTAACTTAAGCAAAAGTATTTCACCTTGATCTTTGTATACAATAGAACGTCCTTTAAAAAACACATAAGCTTTTAATTTAGCTCCGTCTTTTAAAAATTTCTCTGCATGTTTCTTTTTGAACTCATAATCATGATCATCAGTTTGTGGTCCAAAACGAATTTCTTTTACGATAACTTTCGTCGCTTTAGCCTTCATGACTTTTTCGCGCTTCTTTTGCTCGTATAAGAATTTCTTATAATCTGTTATTTTACAAACAGGCGGATCAGCATTTGGAGAAATTTCTACCAAATCTAATTCTAATTCCTCAGCTTTGTTAAGTGCTTCCCGTATAGGGTAAACACCAACTTCTACATTATCACCTACCAACCTTACGTTAGGAGAAAGTATTTGTTCGTTGATTTTGTGAGGGTTTTTGTTTTCCCTCCGTGGTTGGGGTTTAAATCTTTTTCTTATTGCTATGACTAAATCTTTTTAATTAAACTTATTTTTTTTTAAAACGACTTTAAGGTACTATTTATTTCTGTAGTTACCAACTCGTTAAAGTCAGAAATTGTAATTGAACCTAAATCTTCGCCTCCGTGTCTTCGAACAGAAATGGTTTCCTCAGCTTCTTCATTTTCACCTACGATCAGCATAAATGGTAATTTATTCATCTCAGCTTCTCGTATTTTCTTGCCGACTGTCTCATTACGCTTGTCAACAAGTGCGCGAATTTCGTGTTTTTCTAGCGATTTTAAAACTTTTTCTGCATATTTTTCATGTTTCTCGCTAACAGGTAATATTATAGCCTGCTCAGGGATTAACCAAAGAGGGAAATTACCTCCTGTATGCTCTAGCAAAAGCGCTATAAAACGTTCCATACTACCAAATGGTGCACGGTGAATCATTACAGGTCTGTGCAGTTCGTTATCACTTCCTTTGTAGGTAAGGTCAAAACGTTCTGGAAGGTTGTAATCTACTTGAATGGTTCCTAATTGCCACTGTCTGCCAAGTGCATCTTTAACCATGAAGTCTAACTTTGGACCATAGAAGGCAGCTTCGCCACTTTCAATCACAAAATTAAGCCCTTTTTCTGTGGCAGCATTGATAATAGCACTTTCTGCTTTTTCCCAGTTTTCTACTGAACCAATGTATTTTTCTGGTTTTGTTAAATCACGAACAGATACTTGTGCTGTAAAATTATCAAAACCTAAAGATCCTAAAACATAAAGAGATAAGTCTATTACGTTTTTAAACTCTTCATCTAGTTGATCAGGAGTACAAAAAATATGAGCATCATCTTGTGTAAAACCTCTTACCCGAGTTAAACCATGTAGTTCTCCACTTTGTTCGTACCTATAAACGGTTCCAAACTCAGCAAAACGCTTAGGTAAATCTTTATAAGAATGTGGTTTAAAATTATAAACTTCACAGTGGTGCGGACAATTCATTGGTTTTAACAAGAATTCTTCATCCATTTTTGGAGTTTTGATAGGTTGAAAACTATCTGCTCCATATTTAGCGTAGTGACCTGAGGTAACATATAATTCTTTCTGGCCAATATGTGGTGTAATCACCATTTCGTAACCTGCTTTCTTTTGAGCTTTTTTCAAGAAATCTTCTAATCTTTCTCTCAAAGCAGCTCCTTTAGGCAGCCATAAAGGTAGGCCTTGACCTACTTTTGCAGAGAACGTAAAAAGTTCTAATTCTTTACCTAATTTTCTATGGTCTCTTTGTTTTGCTTGCTCTAATAATTCTAAATATTCGGTAAGCTCTTTTTGTTTAGGGAAAGAAATACCATAAATTCGGGTAAGCTGTGGTTTGTTTTCGTCACCTCTCCAATAAGCTCCTGCAACACTTAGAATTTTAATAGCCTTTATAATTCCTGTGTTTGGAATATGACCACCTCTACATAAATCTGTAAACGTGTCATGATCACAAAATGTGATGGTGCCATCTTCCAGATTTTCTATAAGCTCAACTTTATACTCGTTGCCTTGTTCCTTGTATTTTTGTAATGCAGCTGCTTTAGAAACAGGGTGCATTTTAAAGTTATGTTTGCCTCTAGCTATTTCTATTGCCTTCTTCTCAATTGCAGGAAAATCTTTGTCAGAAATAGAGGTATCACCTAAATCAATGTCATAATAAAATCCGTTATCAATAGCAGGCCCTATGGTTAGTTTTACACCAGGGTACAATTCTTCTATGGCTTGTGCAACTACGTGGGAAGACGAATGCCAAAAAGCTTTTTTACCTGCAGCATCATTCCAAGAATACAATACAAGAGAGCCGTCCTCTAATAAAGGAGTGGTAACTTCTAGTACTGTGTCATTGAATTTTGCAGAAATTACATTTCTAGCAAATCCTTCGCTAATGCTTTTAGCTACATCCATTGGAGTGCTTCCTTTTTCGCACTCTCTAATACTACCGTCTGGTAATGTAATCTTAATCATACTAAAAATAGTTATATGATGTAAAGATAAGGTCATCAAAAATACTTTCAATAATATTTTAGGTACTTTTTTATAAAGCCGGTGCTAAATAAGAGGATTGTTTAAATAACATTGATAGTTTTTTTTAGTGATTGGGGTGTGTGTTGTGAGTAGTGCTACTTATGTAGGTATAAGTAATTGTTTGATAATGTATATAAGCGTTTTTAGTACGTTATTATTTATATTTAAATTAGTGTGATAAGGCGATATTGATAAAATATTACCTTATAAATTGATTTTAAGGGATTTAAATATGTTAAAATTTATGGTTATGTGAATTTTTATACTATTTTTGAGCAAACGTTATAATGACGTTTAATATAAAATACGAACCGAAAATCATTTTTAAGAATGAAAAACGTAAAAAAAAGACCAGTAAATAAGACGTTGTATTTATCTCAAGTCTTACTAAAAGCTAATCGTTTGAAAATGTTATCTATAGCTTTTGTTAGTGCTGTGTTCTTCTTAGGGGTAAATGTTGCTACAGCACAAGAAGATCAAATGGAAGAAGATAATTATAAAGCCTTTAATGCTAGTGGTCATTTAAAAAACATGCATACATGGCATGGTTTTGTTGTTCATCCTGGTGCCGTATTCGCTACAAGCCTAGAATATAAAACTAGAAATCAGAAATTTACATTAGGAGTGTGGGGTGGTGCAAGTTTAACAAGTGTAGATGTTATTAATAAAGACACTGGAGCATATGTAAATGCTAATTATAAGGAGTTTTCAATGTATAGTTCGTACCATTTTTCTGATAAATTCTTTATCGAAGCAGTATCACATAATAATTATACGGGTGTAGAGGAAAGAGGAGACAAGTTGCAGTATTGGAGTTATGATAAAACGCAAGGGTATAATTTTGTAGATTTAAACTTCGGGTATACGATTGCTGATAATACCTTATTATACTTTGCTACTATATTAGGAGGTGGTTCTGGTGATTATGAAGTCCAGACCAATGGTTCTTTGAGAAATTCTTGGACGCACTATTTTGAAGTAAAAAGTAAAGTTTGGGAGAAAGAGGATTACAAATTATCTGTTTTTGCAGGTGGGGCTTGGTCATTTATAAACGATACATCTTTTTATACAGAAGGTGTTGGTAATATTATTAATGTAGGTGCAACGCTAGGTAAGAATATAAATTTTGGAAATTATAAAATGCCAGTAGAAGTCACGGCTATGTGGAACCCTGAAAAGGAGAAAACAGTCTTGCAATTAGATATTATGCTTTTCTAGTAAAAAAAAAACTCAACAAAAAACAACAAAAACAAATGAAACTAAAAAACCACCTTTCCATAAAAGACCTAATAAAGGTATTTGTGGTATGCTCAGTACTCTTGATAGTAGGCTGTGCAGAACCTATTGAGAAATCAGACAATAGTAGAAAAAGTGAATCTAGTGATGATGCACTTATCGAAAGTGCTATAGACCTTTCGGGGAAAACTATAGGGTATTGTTCGCCAACATTAAATGCTCCTTATTATCAGGCATTATTGCAAAGTATAAAGGAAACAACGGAAAAAAACGGAATGACTTTTTTATCTGCAGATGGTCAAGATGATATCAATAAGCAAGTAGCTGCTGTAGAAGACTTAATTACTAAGGGTGTAGATGCTTTATTATTGAATCCAAAAGATCCTGATGCACTTGTGGGGGTAACTAAATTGGCGAAAGCTGCTGGCATTCCGGTTTTTATAATCGATAGCTCAATAGATCCTTCTGCAGAATATGTAACAACAATTCAATCTAATAATTTAGCGAATGGTGAGTTAGCAGGTGAATGGTTGGCTAAAAAATTCGGCAAGGAAAAAATGAATATTGCTTTATTAAGTGGTAATGCAGGAAACCCTGTAGGTAGAACACGAAAGCAAGGGTTGTTGCAAGGTATTTCGGAAGAGCAATTAAGAAGTTTAGGGTATATTGATTTAAACATACAAACACAAGCCTACACCGATTGGTCGTATGCAGGTGGTTTACAGGCTATGGAAGATATTTTGGTAGCACACCCAGATATAAATGTGGTAATTACCGAGTCAGACGTTTGTGTGCTCGGGGCTATAAAAGCAATAGCACAGGCAGGTAAGACAGATGATATTCTTATTGTCGCAGGTGCAGACGGACAAAAAGAAGCAATTAAATACATTATGGAAACCGATTTCTATGGTTGTACCGCGATGAATAGTCCTGTACAGATAGGTAAAAATGCAGTTATCTACGCAATTCAGTATATGAACGGAAAAAAAGATTTTTCAAAAACGTCTTTTACTGCTCCATTATTGATTACTAAAGAAAATGCAGCACAGTATTACAATCCTAATGCATTGTTTTAATTCTTAATTATGGCTGATATAGAAAATACGAAAAGCAAATATAGGCTTGAAATGTCCGGAATTTCGAAAAGTTTTGGGATTGTTTCAGTTTTAGAAGATGTAAACTTGAAAGTAAAGCCTGGGGAGATTCATGCATTACTAGGAGAGAATGGCGCAGGTAAATCTACCTTAATGAAAATATTAAGTGGAGTGCACCAAAAAGAT
This genomic stretch from Cellulophaga algicola DSM 14237 harbors:
- the thrS gene encoding threonine--tRNA ligase yields the protein MIKITLPDGSIRECEKGSTPMDVAKSISEGFARNVISAKFNDTVLEVTTPLLEDGSLVLYSWNDAAGKKAFWHSSSHVVAQAIEELYPGVKLTIGPAIDNGFYYDIDLGDTSISDKDFPAIEKKAIEIARGKHNFKMHPVSKAAALQKYKEQGNEYKVELIENLEDGTITFCDHDTFTDLCRGGHIPNTGIIKAIKILSVAGAYWRGDENKPQLTRIYGISFPKQKELTEYLELLEQAKQRDHRKLGKELELFTFSAKVGQGLPLWLPKGAALRERLEDFLKKAQKKAGYEMVITPHIGQKELYVTSGHYAKYGADSFQPIKTPKMDEEFLLKPMNCPHHCEVYNFKPHSYKDLPKRFAEFGTVYRYEQSGELHGLTRVRGFTQDDAHIFCTPDQLDEEFKNVIDLSLYVLGSLGFDNFTAQVSVRDLTKPEKYIGSVENWEKAESAIINAATEKGLNFVIESGEAAFYGPKLDFMVKDALGRQWQLGTIQVDYNLPERFDLTYKGSDNELHRPVMIHRAPFGSMERFIALLLEHTGGNFPLWLIPEQAIILPVSEKHEKYAEKVLKSLEKHEIRALVDKRNETVGKKIREAEMNKLPFMLIVGENEEAEETISVRRHGGEDLGSITISDFNELVTTEINSTLKSF
- the rpmI gene encoding 50S ribosomal protein L35 → MPKQKTKSSAKKRFKLTGSGKIKRKHAFKSHILTKKSKKRKLALTHSGLVHQADVNSIKEQLRLK
- the rplT gene encoding 50S ribosomal protein L20; translated protein: MPRSVNSVASRARRKKVMKQAKGYFGRRKNVWTVAKNAVEKAMLYAYRDRRNKKRNFRSLWITRINAGARLHGMSYSQFMGKVKANNIELNRKVLADLAMNHPEAFKAVVQKIK
- a CDS encoding DUF4870 domain-containing protein, translated to MIENNLIENPIIEHTLKEDNSTLALLHYSQLLNFFGFFGIIIPVVLWSTKKTEIKGMDEHGKHVINYQLSMLLYGVIYAMLFFISILLTFIFIGFVFIIILSIIGIPLALLLIVYPIIGGIAASKGEFYKYPLTIKFIS
- a CDS encoding substrate-binding domain-containing protein gives rise to the protein MKLKNHLSIKDLIKVFVVCSVLLIVGCAEPIEKSDNSRKSESSDDALIESAIDLSGKTIGYCSPTLNAPYYQALLQSIKETTEKNGMTFLSADGQDDINKQVAAVEDLITKGVDALLLNPKDPDALVGVTKLAKAAGIPVFIIDSSIDPSAEYVTTIQSNNLANGELAGEWLAKKFGKEKMNIALLSGNAGNPVGRTRKQGLLQGISEEQLRSLGYIDLNIQTQAYTDWSYAGGLQAMEDILVAHPDINVVITESDVCVLGAIKAIAQAGKTDDILIVAGADGQKEAIKYIMETDFYGCTAMNSPVQIGKNAVIYAIQYMNGKKDFSKTSFTAPLLITKENAAQYYNPNALF
- the infC gene encoding translation initiation factor IF-3, encoding MAIRKRFKPQPRRENKNPHKINEQILSPNVRLVGDNVEVGVYPIREALNKAEELELDLVEISPNADPPVCKITDYKKFLYEQKKREKVMKAKATKVIVKEIRFGPQTDDHDYEFKKKHAEKFLKDGAKLKAYVFFKGRSIVYKDQGEILLLKLASELEDLGKVEQMPRLEGKRMTMFIAPKTNKK